Proteins co-encoded in one Streptococcus parauberis NCFD 2020 genomic window:
- a CDS encoding restriction endonuclease subunit S — MSKKSPQLRFEGFMDDWEERKLGEIFNYEQPTKYIVKSTEYDDTFNTPVLTAGKSFLLGYTDEITGIKNATVENPVVIFDDFTTGSHYVDFPFKIKSSAMKLLSLNDNSDNFYFMFNTLKNIKYVPQSHERHWISKFSEFEIYKPSQEEQQKIGSFFKQLDDTIALHQRKLDLLKEQKKGFLQKMFPKNGAKVPELRFAGFADDWEERKFSDFTKLSQGLQIAISDRFTEAGPNKEFYITNEFLNPNNTKKYYIENPSKNVIANTNDILMTRTGNTGKVVTNTKGAFHNNFFKIDYDPKKISKLFLYFLLTSIPIQKEILIRAGTSTIPDLNHKDFYKIKVYLPIFEEQQRIGSFFKQLDDTIALHQRKLDLLKEQKKGYLQKMFV, encoded by the coding sequence ATGAGTAAAAAGAGTCCACAATTAAGGTTTGAAGGTTTTATGGATGATTGGGAAGAGCGTAAGTTGGGGGAGATATTTAACTATGAGCAACCAACAAAATATATTGTTAAATCTACAGAGTATGATGACACTTTTAATACACCTGTTTTAACAGCAGGTAAGAGTTTCTTATTGGGCTATACAGATGAGATTACTGGGATTAAAAATGCTACCGTAGAGAATCCAGTTGTTATATTTGATGATTTTACAACTGGTTCTCATTATGTAGATTTCCCTTTTAAGATTAAGAGTTCCGCAATGAAATTACTTAGTTTGAATGATAATTCTGACAATTTCTATTTTATGTTTAATACGTTGAAGAATATAAAATATGTACCTCAAAGTCATGAACGTCATTGGATTTCTAAATTTTCAGAATTTGAAATCTATAAACCTAGTCAGGAAGAACAGCAAAAAATTGGTTCATTTTTCAAACAACTCGACGACACTATCGCTCTTCATCAGCGTAAGTTAGATTTGTTGAAAGAACAGAAAAAAGGCTTTTTACAAAAGATGTTCCCTAAAAATGGTGCCAAAGTTCCTGAATTGCGATTTGCGGGGTTTGCTGACGATTGGGAAGAGCGTAAGTTTTCAGACTTCACTAAATTGTCACAGGGACTACAAATAGCTATATCTGATAGATTTACAGAAGCTGGACCAAATAAAGAATTTTACATTACTAATGAATTTTTAAATCCTAACAATACAAAAAAATATTATATTGAAAATCCTTCAAAAAATGTAATCGCTAATACAAATGATATTTTAATGACACGAACAGGAAACACAGGGAAAGTAGTTACTAACACAAAAGGAGCATTTCATAATAATTTTTTTAAGATAGATTATGATCCCAAAAAAATATCAAAATTATTTTTATATTTCTTACTAACATCAATACCTATACAAAAAGAAATCTTAATACGAGCAGGTACTTCTACAATTCCAGATTTAAACCATAAAGATTTTTATAAAATAAAAGTTTATTTACCAATATTTGAAGAACAACAAAGAATCGGTTCGTTCTTCAAACAGTTAGATGACACTATCGCTCTTCATCAACGGAAGTTAGATTTGTTGAAAGAACAGAAAAAAGGCTACTTACAAAAAATGTTTGTTTAG
- a CDS encoding GIY-YIG nuclease family protein, with amino-acid sequence MPYHIFINRESGNDNISIFYDEPTFVVIANKDDLPAIQLIEESQKPGIYILLGDNKRYVGQASNSIFSRLQQHNTNKPWWNKLIFFGREDGHLSKAQLDLLERLIIEKMNTANIDLDNSTQGNKSYIDKLSKFSALSLWNKVEKLLNDVANIDLFDSEHIQTEDNSDNSTLNSHISIIFGESLYTGKSYRDVFTQLVSNLVLSAELDKLIPLMSPNEPNTVQILGNREHISAKGTKLTKPIELT; translated from the coding sequence ATGCCATACCATATATTTATTAATCGAGAATCTGGAAATGATAATATTTCTATTTTTTATGATGAACCTACTTTTGTAGTTATTGCCAATAAAGACGATTTACCAGCAATTCAATTAATTGAGGAATCTCAAAAACCAGGTATATATATATTACTAGGAGATAATAAACGTTATGTAGGTCAAGCCTCTAATTCTATTTTTTCTAGGTTACAACAACACAATACAAATAAACCATGGTGGAACAAATTAATATTTTTTGGACGTGAAGATGGGCATCTATCTAAAGCACAACTAGATCTTTTAGAACGTTTAATCATTGAAAAAATGAATACTGCTAATATTGATTTAGATAATAGCACTCAAGGAAATAAAAGCTATATTGATAAATTAAGCAAATTTTCAGCTCTGTCATTATGGAATAAGGTTGAGAAACTATTGAATGATGTTGCCAATATCGATTTATTTGATTCAGAACACATTCAAACTGAAGATAATAGTGACAACTCAACTCTAAATAGTCATATATCAATCATATTTGGAGAATCATTATATACTGGGAAATCATATAGAGATGTATTTACGCAATTAGTTTCTAATTTAGTATTATCCGCAGAGTTGGATAAATTGATTCCTTTAATGAGTCCTAATGAACCCAATACAGTACAAATACTTGGCAATAGAGAACATATATCAGCTAAAGGGACGAAGTTGACTAAACCAATAGAACTAACTTAA